Genomic window (Rossellomorea aquimaris):
TATCTTAATTTCTTTACCCAACGCTTTTTCCAATCTTTGAAGGTGAACGTTCTGATGCCCGGAAAAAACGGTTGCGACTTCCCCGGTCGCTTCCACTTCAATGAGGGATCCATCCTGCATTTCCCACAGCTCCCGTTCAAGCTGGAATGCAAGCGTTTCAGGCGTCATTTCTCTCCCTGTACCATGACATACCGAGCAAGGACGAGTCAAGTAGGCGGACAGGGGCTGACGGGTCCTTTTTCGTGTCAACTCCAGAATGCCAAGGGATGTAAAGCCTACGATCGTCGTGCGCTGCTTATCTGATACTAATGCATCTGAAAATGCATCCATCACTTCCTGTTTGTGGCTTTCCTTTTTCATATCGATAAAATCGATGAGAATCATGCCGCTCAGATTCCGAAGGGTGAGTTGCTTCGCCATTTCTTTCGCTGCCAGTTTATTGGTTTGTAAAATGGTCTGTTCTAAATCGTCTTTTCCCGTAAACTTTCCTGAATTCACATCCACAACGGTCATGGCTTCTGTTGACTCAATGACGATAAAAGCTCCATTATCGAGCCATAGTACTTTTTTCAGTACGTTCTCCCATACAGAGGCAACGTGATAATGACGAAGAATATTCTCCTGGCCTTGATAGAGTTCGAAGGCCCACTTATCCTTTATCCCGGCTCCGCTCATTTCTTCTAAATGAAGAAGACTATCATAATCATCGACAACAATTCTTCCTCCACTCCCCGTTTTCATTTGTTCATGGAGATCCTCATGGAAAGTGTCCTGCCGGGATAAGAGTGAAGGACATTTAGATCGCAGAGACACCCTTTCCAAGCTTTCATATCTTGAACGTAAAGAGTGCAGTTCCTCTTGTAACACTCCTTCTCTTACTTCAACGGCATTGGTGCGCATCACAATGCCTTCTTCCGGCTCTTTCCACTCATTCCCTAAGCGTCTCAGGACCTTCCTGTTTTCATCATCCACTTTTTTAGATACCGCCACATAGTATCCCTGTGGCATGTACACAAGATGTTCCCCTTTGAGCTCGATAACGGCCGTCAATCTTGCACCCTTCGTTCCCATCTCGTCCTTAATGACCTGTACGATGATTTTTTGCCCTTCATGCACGCACTTTCCAATCGGGTGAGGATCGTTTCCCGCATGGTATGCCTCTATGTTTTGGGGAAAGTCCTTTTCATGAAGGTAGCCATTTTTATTCCCGCCAAAATCTATAAATGCCGCACCCAGCCCTTTTTGAACCTTGACGACTCTTCCAAGATAAATATTTCCTGTTAAGCTTTCCTCTCCAGGCTGATATGTATATAATCCAATGATTTCATGGCCTGTTCGGTATACCCACCGTTTTTCCCTGCCCTTACTATGTACAATGATTTCTTCCAAACCGAAAACCCCTTTTCCACGAAAAAAGTCATAAGAAAAAAGGGTTGAGTCCAACCCTTTTACCAGTATGCCCTTACTTTATACAGTTCGTCTTCATTCGTCAATAAAGGTAGAGGAGATCCTTCGTTTTCGCCGAGGTCATCTTTTCGGCAAAAAAGGCATGTAGGAGCTCATTTTCATCCAGCTTCCCTACTTCAATTCCTTTTTCAAAGACAACGAGGGGATGCTTCACTCCCCGCTGAAACTTCTCCACTACTGTAATGATGGAATCTTCGCTTTCGATGGGAAGTGGCCGCAGTTCCACAAATTGATGACTCTTCCCGTAATATCGCTCTAACAAAAACTTCATAAACGCATACCGCCTCTGTTTCCAGTCCACCCATAAAGAAAAGTACAGGAACGAAAGAACGATCCACAGGTTCAAATGAAGGGGAGCGATGATCAGTACAACCAGGTGGAACAGCAATAATAAACCAAAAGAAAAGAGAAGCGTGTATTCATACGCTCTCAAATAATTAAGCTTCGTGGCTAAAAGTAAGGAAATCATCTTCCCACCATCCAAAGGCCAAATGGGAAGAAG
Coding sequences:
- a CDS encoding M50 family metallopeptidase, with translation MTNIISLLKKFHVHPLLWLVIAIAIMTAHFFELLLLLFIITIHELGHGLMAHSFSWRVKKISLLPFGGVAEMDEHGNRSLREEFWVVAAGPLQHIWLIASGWGLMETGVISPESFSLFFQLNMMVLLFNLLPIWPLDGGKMISLLLATKLNYLRAYEYTLLFSFGLLLLFHLVVLIIAPLHLNLWIVLSFLYFSLWVDWKQRRYAFMKFLLERYYGKSHQFVELRPLPIESEDSIITVVEKFQRGVKHPLVVFEKGIEVGKLDENELLHAFFAEKMTSAKTKDLLYLY
- a CDS encoding Rne/Rng family ribonuclease, producing the protein MEEIIVHSKGREKRWVYRTGHEIIGLYTYQPGEESLTGNIYLGRVVKVQKGLGAAFIDFGGNKNGYLHEKDFPQNIEAYHAGNDPHPIGKCVHEGQKIIVQVIKDEMGTKGARLTAVIELKGEHLVYMPQGYYVAVSKKVDDENRKVLRRLGNEWKEPEEGIVMRTNAVEVREGVLQEELHSLRSRYESLERVSLRSKCPSLLSRQDTFHEDLHEQMKTGSGGRIVVDDYDSLLHLEEMSGAGIKDKWAFELYQGQENILRHYHVASVWENVLKKVLWLDNGAFIVIESTEAMTVVDVNSGKFTGKDDLEQTILQTNKLAAKEMAKQLTLRNLSGMILIDFIDMKKESHKQEVMDAFSDALVSDKQRTTIVGFTSLGILELTRKRTRQPLSAYLTRPCSVCHGTGREMTPETLAFQLERELWEMQDGSLIEVEATGEVATVFSGHQNVHLQRLEKALGKEIKIKEITHEHPYYHITKFR